A single window of Nicotiana sylvestris chromosome 3, ASM39365v2, whole genome shotgun sequence DNA harbors:
- the LOC104223492 gene encoding uncharacterized protein yields MVLVTGDRYLDSLVKFVENNVESLIEGTLVLKLNPIGLHYVHSRLEALSELESLLSGAPVDYLRAYVSDLGDHRALEKLRRILRLLTSLKVVSVLPPPARDPTPLSLLPFGRLKILELRGCDLSTSAARGLLELRHTLEKLICHNSTDALRHIFASRIADIKNSPHWNKLSFISCARNGLVLMDESLQLLPAVETLDLSRNKFAKVDNLRKCTKLKHLDLGFNHLRNVASFIEVSCHIVKLVLRNNALTTLRGLENLKSLQGLDISYNIISNFLEMEILAGLSSLQSLWLEGNPLCYARWYRAQVFSFFPNPEKMELDEKKICTSELWQRQIIIASRQKRPASFGFYSPARDGAKIEGSINTKRKKLSRVASIETEEQNTSICSDIESVSLDIDNQSKEENALSDEEAEIVELMNRIEKMKKERSDVWLQEFKDWINDSSDNFVGLARGKETVSSNHRDDELKTQTREKQLGETSKYLSDSMLASGDDSSTNILESDNSFAETSANINMLQYPNQIGEAASKIFRNNIAESVEITRSRHQDSFRPINNEVPLHPTTILPQSESFSIQRGVKMSAKINIPPLTDTDNILDFQSSLASTGSPPHYKEDILHRRQNLEEEFLQLSAESFSVASSDSDTSCSDDEYPELTSMSLVDQSPINNFSERTVDSCSPVHLHMDVSHEKLYPIRINCRFPASLGVEGNSNCMVVRASDASSSQGHFSTDRQGVESEQVMTQDVNWLEKKKRRRKPARRIVSLCEENEDNKTAEAKKPDVEINGFRDGVGVEAQFTSERASCQSAMRITLDSCGRQIHAKSNPSLRGAENLIKNYFSKKAAESGVDESCQRYIICNCLLEERSQCIESEVAVTLSSEHKLHVLLLENSCDGSGSSFKLVGCHGVEQKREIFVGLGLQIIRVCFECETTYLFVTRSIDISRELLSILASADSRAVENNFSLQSLEQVQADLFERHVCGGLKMSILQYAMVMFWCNSSKEDPWLGRSLFVLERHLLLCMEDVTLIGSLSESVSCSSYFSLDSCCPIVGVSEVVIEMTDCYCVTLTLGGVMSDFPLTLKEGKVVEDTKLVKRKPVLGPQKWKLKWFSEESLFNFVALLQALHGEATTNPLVYHHSTK; encoded by the exons ATGGTGCTTGTAACCGGAGATAGATACTTAGATTCGCTTGTAAAATTCGTCGAAAACAATGTGGAATCATTGATCGAAGGGACTTTGGTGCTTAAATTGAATCCAATTGGTCTTCACTACGTGCACTCTAGGCTCGAAGCCTTGTCGGAGCTCGAGAGTCTTCTATCAGGAGCTCCTGTAGATTATTTGCGTGCTTACGTTTCCGATTTAGGTGACCACCGTGCGCTCGAGAAGCTTCGCCGGATTCTTCGCCTTCTTACATCGCTTAAGGTTGTCTCCGTGCTGCCGCCTCCTGCTCGGGACCCGACGCCGTTGTCTCTTTTGCCGTTTGGTAGACTTAAAATTTTGGAACTTAGAGGATGTGATCTGTCAACTTCTGCCGCTAGAGGACTCTTGGAATTAAGGCACACTTTAGAGAAATTAATATGTCATAATTCAACT GATGCTCTTAGGCATATATTTGCTAGTAGAATTGCTGATATAAAGAATTCTCCACACTGGAATAAACTGTCATTTATTTCATGTGCTCGTAATGGCTTGGTACTGATGGATGAGTCATTGCAACTTCTTCCTGCTGTTGAAACTCTTGATTTGAGCAGAAATAAGTTTGCTAAAGTGGATAATTTGCGCAAATGCACCAAGTTGAAGCATCTGGATCTGGGGTTTAATCACCTGAGAAATGTTGCATCCTTTATTGAG GTCTCATGTCACATTGTTAAGCTTGTGTTGAGGAACAATGCTCTAACAACATTGCGTGGACTTGAAAATTTAAAGTCACTTCAAGGGCTTGATATTTCGTACAATATAATCTCCAATTTCTTAGAGATGGAAATTCTTGCTGGCCTGTCATCTCTTCAAAGCTTGTGGCTAGAGGGGAATCCTCTGTGCTATGCTCGTTGGTATAGAGCTCAAGTGTTCAGTTTCTTTCCAAATCCAGAGAAG ATGGAGCTAGATGAAAAGAAAATCTGTACAAGTGAGTTATGGCAGCGGCAAATTATCATTGCCAGCAGGCAAAAGCGGCCTGCTAGCTTTGGATTTTATTCACCGGCAAGAGATGGGGCAAAAATAGAAGGAAGTATCAATACAAAAAGG AAGAAGCTCTCACGTGTTGCTAGTATCGAGACGGAAGAACAGAATACTTCTATTTGTTCTGATATAGAATCTGTGTCTCTTGATATCGACAACCAAAGCAAGGAGGAGAATGCCCTTTCTGATGAGGAAGCTGAAATAGTTGAGTTGATGAACCGTAtcgagaaaatgaagaaggaaagaTCTGATGTATGGCTGCAGGAGTTCAAAGATTGGATAAATGACTCTTCTGACAATTTTGTTGGTCTTGCTAGAGGCAAAGAGACTGTTTCCAGTAACCACAGAGATGATGAACTTAAGACCCAGACTAGAGAAAAACAGCTCGGAGAGACCTCAAAATATTTATCCGACTCTATGCTGGCTTCTGGAGATGACAGCAGCACAAATATACTAGAATCTGACAACTCATTTGCAGAGACGTCTGCTAATATCAATATGCTTCAGTACCCCAACCAAATTGGTGAAGCAGCTTCCAAAATCTTCCGCAATAACATAGCAGAGTCCGTTGAGATTACTAGAAGCCGGCATCAGGATAGTTTTAGACCTATAAATAATGAAGTGCCTCTACATCCAACTACGATACTCCCACAATCTGAATCCTTCTCAATTCAAAGAGGTGTTAAAATGAGCGCCAAGATCAATATTCCACCACTTACTGATACTGATAATATTTTGGATTTTCAATCATCCTTGGCTAGCACAGGATCACCTCCTCATTACAAGGAGGATATCCTGCATCGACGCCAAAACTTGGAAGAAGAATTCCTGCAGCTGTCCGCTGAGTCCTTCTCAGTTGCATCTTCTGATAGTGATACGAGCTGCAGTGATGATGAATACCCTGAACTGACCTCAATGTCCCTGGTTGATCAATCTCCTATCAACAACTTCTCAGAGAGGACTGTGGATAGCTGCTCTCCAGTTCATCTGCATATGGATGTATCCCATGAAAAATTGTATCCAATAAGAATAAATTGTAGATTCCCAGCAAGTTTAGGCGTTGAAGGAAACTCTAATTGCATGGTGGTCAGAGCATCAGATGCTTCCTCCTCGCAAGGGCATTTCTCTACCGACAGACAAGGTGTTGAAAGTGAACAAGTTATGACGCAGGACGTCAATTGGTTGGAGAAGAAAAAGCGTCGTAGGAAACCAGCTAGGAGAATAGTCTCATTGTGTGAGGAAAATGAAGATAATAAGACAGCAGAAGCCAAAAAACCAGATGTAGAAATAAATGGTTTTCGAGATGGTGTGGGGGTTGAAGCACAGTTTACTTCAGAGAGAGCTTCCTGCCAAAGTGCAATGAGAATAACCCTTGATAGTTGTGGCAGGCAAATTCATGCCAAGAGCAACCCATCATTACGGGGGGCGGAAAatctaattaagaattattttagcaaaaaggctGCAGAATCTGGAGTTGATGAATCTTGTCAGAGATATATTATATGCAACTGTTTGCTAGAGGAAAGATCTCAGTGCATTGAAAG TGAAGTTGCTGTCACCTTGAGCAGCGAGCATAAGTTACATGTGCTACTCCTTGAAAACTCATGTGATGGGTCAG GTTCAAGCTTTAAATTAGTTGGATGTCATGGTGTTGAACAGAAGAGAGAGATTTTTGTGGGTTTGGGACTCCAGATTATAAG AGTGTGCTTCGAATGCGAAACAACCTACCTCTTCGTGACCAGAAGCATAGACATTTCCAGAGAACTTTTATCTATATTGGCGTCTGCTGATTCACGTGCGGTGGAAAATAATTTTTCTCTGCAAAG TTTGGAGCAGGTTCAGGCTGATCTGTTTGAAAGGCATGTTTGTGGAGGTTTAAAGATGAGCATCCTTCAGTATGCAATGGTGATGTTCTGGTGCAACAGTTCTAAAG AGGATCCATGGCTGGGGAGATCACTATTTGTGCTTGAAAGGCATTTACTTCTGTGCATGGAAGACGTAACCCTAATTGGGTCCCTTTCGGAGAGTGTATCTTGCTCTTCCTACTTCTCGTTGGACTCTTGTTGCCCCATTGTCGGCGTGTCTGAAgtg GTAATTGAAATGACAGATTGCTATTGTGTGACCCTGACTTTGGGAGGTGTCATGTCAGATTTCCCTCTTACATTGAAGGAGGGCAAGGTAGTTGAGGATACGAAGCTCGTAAAGAGAAAACCTGTCTTGGGTCCCCAGAAATGGAAGCTCAAGTGGTTTTCAGAAGAAAGTCTCTTCAACTTTGTGGCTTTATTGCAAGCATTACATGGTGAAGCAACCACAAACCCCCTTGTATATCACCATTCAACGAAGTAA